The region CCAGGCCGGGAACATCGAAGACGTCCTGCAGACACTCCCGCATCGTCTCCAGGACCACCGGGAAACCGGCGTACTTGCTCGCCACGCCCAGCAGGTGCGCCGCCCGCTGGCGCTGTTGCCACAGCGGGGTGCGCCTGCCCGGCGACCGCCGGGGCAGCAGGAGGGCGCGCCCGGCGCACTCCCGGAAGCGGGAGGCGAACAGGGCGGAGCCGCCCAGCTCCTCCACCACGATCCGCTCGATCTCGTCGGCGTCGAACACCGCCACGTCGGACGGCCCGTCCTCGAAGGTGTCGGGGACGCGCAGCACGATGCCGTCGTCGGAGTGGACGGCCTGGACGTCCGCGCCGTACCGCTCGCGCAGGCGGCGCCCGATCGCGAGCGCCCACGGCGCGTGCACCCGGGCGCCGTAGGGGGAGTGGAGCACCACCCGCCAGTCGCCCAGCTCGTCGCGGAACCGCTCCACCACCAGCGTGCGGTCGTCGGGCACGTATCCCGTCGCCTCCCGCTGTTCGGTCAGGTAGGAGAGGAGGTTCCCGGCGGCGTATTCGTCGAGGCCGGCCGCGCGGACGCGGTCGAGCGCCGCCCGGGCGTCGCCCCGGCCGCCCGCCCCGGCGGCCGACAGCTCGCGGAGGAACGCGCCGACGGCCCGGCCCAGCTCCGCGGGGCGGCCCGGCGCGTCGCCGTGCCAGAACGGCAGCTTGCCCGGCCGGCCGGGAGCGGGCGAGACCAGCACGCGGTCGGCCGTGATGTCCTCGATCCGCCAGGAGGTCGCGCCCAGCACGAACACGTCGCCGACGCGGGACTCGTAGACCATCTCCTCGTCCAGCTCGCCCACCCGAGAGGCCTTCTCGCCGACCAGGAACACGCCGAACAGTCCCCGGTCGGGGATCGTGCCGCCGTTGGTCACCGCCAGGCGCTGCGCCCCGGGACGGCCGTGGAGGGTCCCCGTCACCCGGTCCCACACGACGCGCGGCCGCAGCTCGGCGAACTCCTCGCTCGGATAACGCCCGGCCAGCATGTCAAGCGTCGCCTCCAGCGCGGTGCGCGGCAGCGTGGCGTACGGCGCGGCCCGGCGCACCAGCGCCTCCAGCGAGTCGACCGTCCACTCGTCGAGCGCGGTCATCGCGACGATCTGCTGCGCCAGCACGTCGAGGGGGTTGCGCGGGTAGCGGAGCTCCTCGATCCGCCCGGCCCGCATGCGCTCCGCCACCACCGCCGTCTGGACCAGGTCGCCCCGGTACTTGGGGAAGATCACACCCCTGGACACCGCGCCGACCTGGTGCCCGGCGCGGCCGATGCGCTGCAGCCCGCTGGCCACGCTGGGCGGCGCCTCCACGCAGGCCACCAGATCGACCGAGCCCATGTCGATGCCGAGCTCCAGACTGGAGGTGGCGACCACCGCGGGCAGGCGGCCCGACTTCAGCGCCTCCTCGATCTGGGCGCGCTCCTCCTTGGAGACGGAGCCGTGGTGGGCCCGCACCACCTCGGGGATCGCGCCGCCCGACACACCCGCCTGAGCCATGAACTCCGACGGCATGCCCTCAGGCCCCGGCAGTCCCGGCCCCGTGAGCCCAGGCTCCGTGAGCCCAGGACCCGCCGCGGCGGGGGCCTGCCGCTCCCAGGCCAGCTCGTTGAGCCGGGTGCACAACCGCTCGGACAACCGCCGTGAGTTGGCGAAGACGATCGTGGACCGATGGGCCTGGATCAGATCGAGCAGGTGCTCCTCCACATGCGGCCAGATGCTCCGCCGGTGCTCCGCCGGCTCGCCCTCGGCGCCGGGAGGAGGCGGCGCGAGCTCCGTCATGTCCTCGACCGGCACCACGACGTCGACCTCGATGACCTTCTCGGCGGGCGGCTGCACGACGGTGGCCGGGCGCGCCCCGCCGAGGAAGGCCGCCACCTCCCCGACCGGGCGCACGGTCGCCGACAGGCCGATGCGCTGGGCCGGCGCGGGCAGCAGGGCGTCGAGCCGCTCCAGCGTGAGCGCGAGGTGGGCACCGCGCTTGGTCGAGGCGACGGCGTGGACCTCGTCCACGATCACGGTCTGGACGCCGCGAAGCGCCTCGCGCGCCTGGGAGGTGAGCAGCAGGAAGAGCGACTCGGGCGTCGTGATCAGGATGTCCGACGGCCGGGCCGCGAACCGGCGCCGCTCCTCCGCCGCGGTGTCCCCGGAGCGGATCGCCACCGAGATGTCGGGGGCCGGCAGCCCCATCCGCAGCGCGGTCTGCCGGATGCCGGTGAGCGGGGCGCGCAGGTTCCGCTCCACGTCGACCGCCAGGGCCTTCAGCGGCGAGACGTACACGACACGACAGGGACGCGCCGGTTCCCCGCTCTTCGCCCGGCCGCCCGCGCCGCCGGACCGCCGCCCGGGCGACCCGCCGCGCCGGTCCCGCGGGCCCGCCGTCTCATCCTGCCCGGTGGCGTGCTCGACGGCCAGGCGGTCGATCGCCCACAGGAAGGCCGCGAGCGTCTTGCCCGACCCCGTGGGGGCGACCACGAGGGTGTTCTCACCACGCGCGATCGACGACCACGCGCCCTCCTGCGCCGAGGTCGGCGTCGCGAACGCCCCGGTGAACCACTCCCTGGTCACCGGGCTGAAGCCGTCGAGCGCACCCACCCGCCCATCATGCATCGCCCCACCGACAGCAAACGCCACCCCGCCTCGCCGCGGGCCCGCCCCCCGGCACCCGGCACGGGCGGAACGGGACGTGCCCGGATCACCGGGCGATCGATGGCATGACGAGCGGCAAAAAGGACAATCTTCTTGAGTATGGAAATCGACTACGCGGCGGTCGAGGTGACGCGCGCCCTCATCAGGGAGCGCTACCTCGGCGAGCGCCGTGCCGCAAGCAGCGCGCGTGGCCTGCACCACTTCGCGTTGATCTCGTCCGACGTCGAGCGCACCATCCGCTTCTACCACGAGCTCCTCGAGTTCCCGCTGACCGAGATCTTCGAGAACCGCGACTACCGCGGGTCGAACCACTTCTTCTTCGACATCGGCAACGGGAACCTGCTGGCCTTCTTCGACCTTCCCGGTCTCGACCTGGAACCGTACAAGGAGGTGCTCGGCGGTCTTCACCACATCGCGATCTCCGTGGAGCGGGCGACGTGGGAGCGCCTGCGCGGCAAGCTCGACGCGGCCGGCGTGCCGTACCAGGAGGAAAGCGGCAGTTCGATCTACTTCCGCGACCCGGACGGCGCGCGCCTGGAGCTCCTCGCGGACCCCCTCGGTGAGATGTACGGCACCCGTGTGATGTGACGGGACGGGGCGCGGCGTCACGGCCGCCGAGGGCGGTGAGGCCATTCCCCATGGGGGGCCATACTGAACGCATGCGCCTCACGGACTTCTGGAACAGGATGCGCCGCCACTTCGGCGAGGCGTACGCGGAGTCGTGGGCCAGGGACTACGTCCTCGCCGGTCTCGGCGGGCGCACCGTCGAGCAGGCCCTCGCCGAAGGCGTGGCGGCGAAGCAGGTCTGGCAGGCCGTCTGCCAGGCGGTCGACGTCGACTCCAGACTGCGCTGACGACCGAAGTACGCTGACGCACCGCCGCGCGGCGCCGGAGGATCGCTGACGGGCCGTGCCCCCTCGCACCATCGGCCGGCCGCCGCTTCCTCCTCGCGGCCACGCCCACTCTTCCCGGCGGTCCTGCGCCTTTCGTCGTCCACGGCAAGCACTTGAACGCCGGTTGAGTGCTTGCTACCGTGTTGACCGGAGGAATAGGGAGGAAGGGCATGAGCGGAGATCACTCGTGGTGACGATGGCACTGCCGTTCGTCTACGGCATCTGGCTGATGCCGCACCCGCGCACGGCGGGATCGGCCGTGGTGCTGCTCGCGCTGTCGGTGCTCGCCGGTCTGCCCGTGCTGTACGGCGGGCTCCTCCTGA is a window of Microbispora sp. NBC_01189 DNA encoding:
- a CDS encoding DEAD/DEAH box helicase; its protein translation is MHDGRVGALDGFSPVTREWFTGAFATPTSAQEGAWSSIARGENTLVVAPTGSGKTLAAFLWAIDRLAVEHATGQDETAGPRDRRGGSPGRRSGGAGGRAKSGEPARPCRVVYVSPLKALAVDVERNLRAPLTGIRQTALRMGLPAPDISVAIRSGDTAAEERRRFAARPSDILITTPESLFLLLTSQAREALRGVQTVIVDEVHAVASTKRGAHLALTLERLDALLPAPAQRIGLSATVRPVGEVAAFLGGARPATVVQPPAEKVIEVDVVVPVEDMTELAPPPPGAEGEPAEHRRSIWPHVEEHLLDLIQAHRSTIVFANSRRLSERLCTRLNELAWERQAPAAAGPGLTEPGLTGPGLPGPEGMPSEFMAQAGVSGGAIPEVVRAHHGSVSKEERAQIEEALKSGRLPAVVATSSLELGIDMGSVDLVACVEAPPSVASGLQRIGRAGHQVGAVSRGVIFPKYRGDLVQTAVVAERMRAGRIEELRYPRNPLDVLAQQIVAMTALDEWTVDSLEALVRRAAPYATLPRTALEATLDMLAGRYPSEEFAELRPRVVWDRVTGTLHGRPGAQRLAVTNGGTIPDRGLFGVFLVGEKASRVGELDEEMVYESRVGDVFVLGATSWRIEDITADRVLVSPAPGRPGKLPFWHGDAPGRPAELGRAVGAFLRELSAAGAGGRGDARAALDRVRAAGLDEYAAGNLLSYLTEQREATGYVPDDRTLVVERFRDELGDWRVVLHSPYGARVHAPWALAIGRRLRERYGADVQAVHSDDGIVLRVPDTFEDGPSDVAVFDADEIERIVVEELGGSALFASRFRECAGRALLLPRRSPGRRTPLWQQRQRAAHLLGVASKYAGFPVVLETMRECLQDVFDVPGLVGLLRDVAARRVRVVEVETSQASPFAASLLFNYIGAFMYEGDAPLAERRAQALALDTALLAELLGQADLRELLDPDVLAETERELARLDRPLRDAEDLADLLRSHGPLLAQDVSIREGDPAWLADLERARRAIRVRVAGHEQWAAVEDAWRLRDALGVPPPVGVPHEFLEPPPTGGAHGPGGSGRPAADPLGDLVARHARTRGPFSSGTAAARFGVGVAVADEALRRLAGSGRIVSGEFRPGGRGEEWCDANVLRLLRRRSLARLRKEVEPVAPEVLAAFLPAWHGIAPQSVAATGDRPTGYDGPATLPGPGLVSASPGGPPGPPRQERPGRQELHGSARAMDALISAVERLQGAAVPASALESLVLPARVPGYSPALLDELTSSGEVVWAGQGSLPGGDGWISLYFADTAPLLLPAPAEITMTPLHERILESLGGGGALFFRELSNRIGAAACGAAGATGAGPDAAASRRARILGRSAADTPAAGERLTANGPPDDVTLAAALWDLVWAGRVTGDTLAPLRSALGTGRPAHRPAATRRRRAVLPTRSGPPTVSGRWWLLPAPADDGTQRAHAQAEVLLERHGVLTRGGVTAERLPGGFSAVYQVLRAFEESGRCRRGYFVEGLGGAQFALPGAVDRMRAMSSSSSPSSSSAGLAPEEDLWSLPAPPPPRPVVVLAAADPANPYGAALPWPERADDVTHKPGRKAGALVVLVEGALVLYVERGGKTLLSYGSAEDLRPAVQALAVSVRRGALGKLTVERADGAAITGSPLAEALEAAGFHPTPRGLRIRG
- a CDS encoding VOC family protein, whose amino-acid sequence is MEIDYAAVEVTRALIRERYLGERRAASSARGLHHFALISSDVERTIRFYHELLEFPLTEIFENRDYRGSNHFFFDIGNGNLLAFFDLPGLDLEPYKEVLGGLHHIAISVERATWERLRGKLDAAGVPYQEESGSSIYFRDPDGARLELLADPLGEMYGTRVM
- a CDS encoding DUF3046 domain-containing protein, which translates into the protein MRLTDFWNRMRRHFGEAYAESWARDYVLAGLGGRTVEQALAEGVAAKQVWQAVCQAVDVDSRLR